A single region of the Arthrobacter sp. zg-Y20 genome encodes:
- a CDS encoding gamma-aminobutyraldehyde dehydrogenase, protein MAQILQNFINGEFVSSRGTEVLDIVNPTNGEVVAVSPVSVEADVDAAMNAAATAFRTWKRTTPSERQLLLLRLADALEANSEELVEAQHRNTGQVRSLIAAEEVAVGADQLRFFAGAARLLEGKSAGEYLEGHTSFVRREPIGVVAQVAPWNYPLLMAVWKIGPALAAGNTVVLKPSDTTPESTLVLARLVQDIFPAGVLNVVLGTGETGALMVEHPVPGLVSITGSVRAGIAVASGAAKGLKRAHLELGGKAPAVVFADADLDRTAQAVAEFAFFNAGQDCTAITRVLVEDSAHDALVEKLVAAARGLKTGSDNDEDNYFGPLNNINHFNAVNAVIDALPAHCKVETGGRRAGAKGFFFEPTVISGARQDDDIVQKETFGPVITVQRFGSEDEAVEMANGVEYALASSVWTTNHGRAMRLSRDLDFGAVWINTHILLTAEMPHGGFKSSGYGKDLSMYGVEDYTRIKHVMTALDA, encoded by the coding sequence ATGGCGCAGATACTGCAGAACTTCATCAACGGCGAATTCGTCTCCTCCCGCGGAACGGAGGTGCTGGACATCGTGAACCCCACCAACGGCGAGGTGGTGGCTGTGTCACCGGTGTCGGTGGAGGCCGACGTCGATGCCGCCATGAATGCCGCCGCAACTGCGTTCCGGACCTGGAAGCGCACCACGCCCAGCGAGCGCCAGCTCCTGTTGCTGCGCCTGGCCGACGCCCTGGAAGCCAATTCCGAGGAGCTGGTGGAAGCCCAGCACCGCAACACCGGGCAGGTCCGCTCGCTGATTGCCGCGGAGGAAGTGGCCGTGGGGGCGGACCAGCTCCGGTTCTTCGCCGGTGCCGCCCGGCTGCTGGAGGGCAAGTCCGCCGGGGAATACCTCGAGGGGCACACCTCCTTTGTCCGGCGTGAACCCATCGGCGTCGTCGCACAGGTGGCCCCGTGGAACTATCCGCTGCTGATGGCCGTCTGGAAGATCGGCCCCGCTCTGGCCGCCGGAAACACCGTGGTGCTCAAGCCCTCCGACACCACGCCGGAATCCACGCTGGTCCTGGCCCGGCTGGTGCAGGACATCTTCCCTGCCGGGGTGCTGAATGTGGTCCTGGGCACCGGGGAAACGGGCGCCCTGATGGTCGAGCACCCCGTACCCGGCCTGGTTTCCATCACCGGCTCGGTGCGGGCCGGCATTGCCGTGGCCTCCGGTGCGGCAAAGGGCCTGAAACGCGCGCACCTTGAACTGGGCGGCAAGGCACCGGCCGTGGTCTTCGCCGACGCCGACCTGGACCGCACCGCGCAGGCAGTGGCCGAGTTCGCCTTCTTCAACGCCGGGCAGGACTGCACAGCCATCACTCGCGTGCTCGTGGAAGATTCCGCCCATGACGCCCTGGTGGAGAAGCTGGTGGCAGCGGCCCGCGGGTTGAAAACCGGCAGCGACAACGACGAAGACAACTATTTCGGGCCGCTGAACAACATCAACCACTTCAACGCCGTGAACGCGGTCATTGATGCGCTTCCGGCGCACTGCAAGGTGGAAACCGGCGGACGCCGGGCCGGGGCGAAGGGGTTCTTCTTCGAGCCCACTGTTATCAGCGGTGCCCGCCAGGACGATGACATTGTGCAGAAGGAAACCTTCGGCCCGGTCATCACCGTGCAGCGGTTCGGCAGCGAAGACGAGGCCGTGGAAATGGCCAACGGTGTCGAATATGCGCTTGCCTCCAGCGTCTGGACCACCAACCACGGCCGGGCCATGCGCCTGTCCCGGGACCTTGACTTCGGTGCGGTCTGGATCAACACCCACATCCTGCTCACCGCCGAAATGCCGCACGGCGGCTTCAAGAGCTCCGGCTACGGCAAGGACCTGTCCATGTACGGGGTGGAGGATTACACCCGGATCAAGCACGTGATGACCGCCTTGGACGCCTGA
- a CDS encoding PucR family transcriptional regulator, producing the protein MSITLPDLLAAGGLNLTRHGSAPLSDRPIQWVAVTELEDPSPFLGGGEVVLTTGLRHSSAAAQRRFVQSVDKAGALGIGFGTGLSHGTVPGPLLAEADRRDLPVFEVPYDTPFMALGKLVADSLSAEHVTHLHQLLSAHQVLAEALLSGKGLPRLLTELSRLVGAEVALFQYGAPVFATAQPDSSWRRIPVSTGMRDRCTLAIAEPFVQPDVVAYASSLIGVELSNQAARRASSRKVTGQLLGDVVDGRLAGADAAVRLRSAGIDTSQRLLILLLEAASGQVRGLPALPLPAAFDGAPTGVYGKRLAVVVPASDGPSLAEALSSFLFGAGLTAKVGVGGAYTEPGGLRWSYYEAREALQRGAAVNEPERLSLTSLLMAGRDVPLADLAAEALGPLEAFDNRHGAQLLPTLDTYLALNGSVAAVAADLNLHRNTVRYRLAQIAELTGYDPAVTADRVHLFLALSVRRLGG; encoded by the coding sequence ATGTCGATCACTCTTCCGGATCTGCTGGCCGCCGGCGGACTGAACCTCACCCGCCACGGTTCCGCACCGTTGTCGGACCGGCCCATCCAATGGGTGGCGGTGACCGAACTCGAGGACCCCTCCCCGTTCCTTGGCGGAGGCGAAGTAGTGCTAACCACCGGACTGCGGCACAGCAGCGCGGCTGCCCAGCGGCGTTTTGTTCAGAGCGTGGATAAGGCCGGCGCCCTGGGCATCGGCTTCGGTACGGGGCTGAGCCACGGCACGGTGCCCGGTCCGTTGCTGGCGGAAGCGGACCGCAGAGACCTGCCCGTTTTCGAAGTGCCTTACGACACCCCCTTTATGGCGTTGGGGAAGCTGGTGGCCGATTCGCTTTCGGCCGAGCATGTGACCCACCTGCACCAACTGCTTTCCGCACACCAGGTGCTGGCCGAAGCGCTGCTCAGCGGCAAAGGGCTTCCCCGGCTGCTCACCGAGCTGTCCCGCCTGGTGGGGGCCGAGGTGGCCCTGTTCCAATACGGAGCACCGGTCTTTGCCACCGCGCAGCCGGACTCGTCCTGGCGCCGGATACCCGTTTCCACCGGGATGCGCGACCGCTGCACCCTGGCCATCGCGGAACCCTTTGTGCAGCCCGACGTCGTGGCCTACGCCTCCAGCCTGATTGGTGTGGAACTTAGCAACCAAGCAGCACGCCGGGCCAGCAGCCGAAAGGTCACCGGGCAGCTCCTGGGCGACGTAGTGGACGGGAGGCTGGCCGGGGCGGACGCCGCCGTCCGGCTCCGGTCCGCCGGCATCGACACGTCGCAGAGACTGTTGATCCTGCTGCTGGAGGCCGCCTCGGGACAGGTCCGCGGCCTGCCGGCCCTGCCGCTGCCGGCAGCGTTCGACGGCGCCCCCACCGGCGTATACGGCAAGCGCCTGGCAGTGGTGGTTCCGGCTTCTGACGGGCCCAGCCTGGCCGAGGCGCTCAGCTCCTTCCTTTTTGGCGCCGGACTCACGGCCAAGGTGGGAGTGGGAGGCGCGTACACGGAACCGGGAGGACTGCGCTGGAGCTACTACGAGGCCCGCGAGGCGCTGCAGCGCGGCGCGGCCGTCAACGAACCGGAGCGCCTCAGCCTCACGTCCCTGCTGATGGCAGGCCGGGATGTTCCGCTGGCCGATCTGGCCGCGGAAGCACTGGGCCCGCTGGAAGCCTTCGACAACCGGCACGGAGCCCAACTGCTCCCTACCCTGGACACCTATCTGGCCCTCAACGGATCCGTGGCCGCTGTAGCCGCGGATCTGAACCTGCACCGCAACACTGTGCGCTACCGGCTGGCACAGATCGCGGAACTCACCGGCTACGACCCGGCCGTCACTGCCGACCGCGTCCACCTCTTCCTGGCCCTGAGCGTCCGGCGGCTGGGCGGCTGA
- a CDS encoding putative glycolipid-binding domain-containing protein, producing MTLTAQARTIRWQGLDDPERTDTAVVSFRERELAAAGTSVTPGYTVTWTLSTIPGWVTRHLSVSVKGNGWARTLLLERSTEGRWTAETTASGNTGLPAPGLEDPRSLDEAQDADLGLCPLTNTMPILRLDLLNGSAPPDETQLTMAWVETPSLRVLPSRQVYSQVRPYSPESGRAVVLYSSDTGGFTAELEVDADGAVLDYPGLAARLS from the coding sequence ATGACCTTAACCGCGCAGGCCAGGACTATCCGCTGGCAGGGACTGGATGATCCGGAGCGCACGGACACAGCTGTGGTGTCCTTCCGGGAGCGGGAACTTGCTGCCGCCGGGACCTCGGTGACCCCCGGGTACACGGTTACCTGGACGCTCTCCACCATCCCGGGCTGGGTGACCCGGCATCTGTCGGTCAGTGTGAAGGGCAACGGCTGGGCCCGGACGCTGCTGCTCGAACGCAGCACCGAGGGCCGGTGGACAGCGGAAACCACGGCCTCCGGCAACACCGGCCTGCCCGCTCCGGGGCTGGAGGATCCGCGCAGCTTGGACGAGGCCCAGGACGCCGATCTGGGACTGTGCCCGCTGACCAACACCATGCCCATCCTCCGCCTGGACCTGCTGAACGGGTCCGCTCCCCCGGATGAAACGCAGCTGACCATGGCGTGGGTGGAGACCCCCAGTCTGCGGGTGCTGCCCAGCCGGCAGGTCTATTCACAGGTGAGGCCCTATTCACCGGAGTCCGGGCGCGCCGTCGTGCTCTACAGTTCCGATACCGGCGGGTTCACCGCCGAACTCGAGGTGGACGCGGACGGCGCAGTGCTCGACTACCCGGGCCTGGCGGCCCGCCTGTCCTAG
- a CDS encoding HIT family protein, translated as MKELSSETAWTSHAPEGYECPFCDMASGEFRFPGNLCEPGDLVYSDDLVLAFIASHGFDPEPGHVLVTPRAHYELLYELPDDVAARIMLVTRDMAVAIKKAWHPDGVTTRQHNEPAGSQHVWHYHQHVLPRWTNDGLYFTPKRPIVPPAVRARKAAELRAVL; from the coding sequence ATGAAGGAACTGTCGAGCGAAACCGCCTGGACCAGCCACGCACCGGAGGGCTATGAATGCCCGTTCTGTGACATGGCCTCCGGGGAGTTCCGGTTTCCCGGCAACCTCTGCGAGCCCGGGGACCTCGTCTACTCGGATGATCTGGTGCTGGCCTTCATCGCCTCCCACGGTTTCGACCCGGAGCCCGGCCATGTCCTGGTCACTCCCCGCGCCCATTACGAGCTGCTGTATGAACTGCCCGACGACGTCGCGGCCCGGATCATGTTGGTGACCCGCGACATGGCGGTCGCCATCAAGAAGGCCTGGCACCCGGACGGCGTCACCACCCGGCAGCACAACGAGCCCGCCGGCAGCCAGCACGTGTGGCACTACCACCAGCATGTGCTGCCGCGTTGGACCAATGACGGGCTGTATTTCACCCCCAAGCGGCCCATCGTGCCGCCGGCCGTCCGTGCCCGGAAAGCGGCGGAGCTGCGCGCCGTCCTGTAG
- a CDS encoding ArsO family NAD(P)H-dependent flavin-containing monooxygenase yields the protein MNRLRRDEATGRSGPAPTFAILDANRQPGGAWQHYWKSLELFSPAAYSSLPGYQMPALTGEGNPSAEHVAQYLRTYEARYDLPVYRPVRVDAVRRIDGGGYLTDGGYLTGGGYLTDTDHGQWASRAIINATGSWATPYIPAVPGSEQFTGRQLHTAGYRGPEPFAEQNVVVVGGGNSGAQIAADLAPTSSVTWVTRHPPRYLPDDVDGRALFSIATRRSKALAAGEPAPAGIADIGDIVAVPAVRKARDAGLLKARPMFFRFVPEGVQWEDGEKLRADAVIWCTGFRPDLQHLRPLGLAIRNGVPATDAQLRTRSVDGPDLFFLGYGDWTGPASATLIGVGATARDTVAKISGR from the coding sequence CTGAACCGCCTGCGGCGGGACGAGGCCACCGGCCGGTCCGGGCCAGCGCCCACCTTCGCCATCCTCGACGCCAACCGACAGCCCGGCGGTGCCTGGCAGCACTACTGGAAGAGCCTGGAACTGTTCTCCCCGGCTGCCTACAGCTCCCTGCCCGGCTACCAGATGCCCGCCTTGACGGGTGAGGGCAACCCCTCGGCGGAGCATGTTGCGCAGTATCTGCGCACTTACGAGGCCCGCTATGACCTGCCGGTGTACCGGCCCGTCCGGGTCGACGCTGTGCGGAGGATCGACGGCGGCGGCTACCTCACTGACGGCGGCTACCTCACTGGCGGCGGCTACCTCACTGACACCGACCACGGGCAGTGGGCCAGCCGGGCGATCATCAACGCCACCGGCAGCTGGGCTACCCCGTACATCCCTGCGGTGCCCGGCAGCGAGCAGTTCACCGGCCGGCAGCTGCACACCGCCGGCTACCGGGGACCGGAGCCTTTCGCCGAACAAAACGTAGTGGTGGTGGGCGGCGGCAACTCGGGGGCGCAGATCGCCGCGGATCTCGCCCCAACGTCGTCGGTGACTTGGGTGACGCGGCATCCGCCGCGCTACCTGCCCGACGACGTCGACGGCCGGGCATTGTTCTCTATCGCCACACGCCGCAGCAAAGCCCTCGCGGCGGGAGAGCCTGCACCAGCCGGTATCGCCGACATAGGTGACATTGTTGCCGTTCCCGCGGTGCGGAAAGCCCGCGACGCCGGCCTGCTGAAGGCCCGGCCGATGTTCTTCCGCTTTGTCCCGGAGGGGGTGCAATGGGAGGACGGGGAGAAGCTCCGCGCTGATGCGGTTATTTGGTGCACCGGCTTCCGGCCGGACCTGCAGCACCTGAGGCCCCTCGGCCTGGCTATCCGCAACGGTGTTCCGGCTACGGATGCCCAGCTGCGCACCCGCTCAGTCGACGGCCCCGATCTGTTCTTCCTGGGATACGGGGATTGGACCGGACCTGCCTCAGCCACGCTCATCGGCGTCGGCGCGACGGCACGGGACACTGTGGCGAAGATTTCGGGCAGGTAG
- a CDS encoding low molecular weight phosphatase family protein, which yields MPGTPSVLFICVKNAGKSQMAAGLMKDLSGETVDVRSAGTKPGTALNAQSAESLAELGIDISAETPKAVTDEALRAADIVVTLGREAAVTVPAGTRYENWDTDEPSERGIEGMDRMRLVRDDIQRRVRELHRDLTGAEGA from the coding sequence ATGCCGGGTACACCGAGCGTCTTGTTCATCTGCGTGAAAAACGCAGGCAAGTCGCAGATGGCGGCAGGGCTGATGAAGGACCTTTCCGGTGAAACCGTGGACGTGCGCTCGGCCGGGACCAAACCCGGTACGGCACTGAATGCCCAGTCAGCGGAATCGCTGGCCGAACTCGGTATCGACATCAGCGCCGAGACCCCGAAGGCCGTGACGGACGAGGCGCTGCGGGCGGCCGACATCGTCGTGACCCTTGGCCGCGAAGCAGCCGTGACCGTGCCGGCCGGCACCCGATACGAGAACTGGGACACCGACGAACCCTCCGAACGCGGCATCGAAGGAATGGACAGGATGCGCCTGGTCCGCGACGACATCCAGCGCAGGGTCCGTGAGCTGCACCGCGACCTCACCGGTGCCGAGGGCGCCTGA
- a CDS encoding FAD-dependent oxidoreductase gives MSELPVAVIGAGPVGLAAAAHLIERGLTPVIFEAGATPAAAVASWAHIRLFSPWRYDVDAAARRLLAGTGWQEPDAEALPTGAELEEQYLRPLAAVPGIAASLHTSTRVVAVSREGLDKTRTGAREDSPFLLRVEDAEGTVTDYRARAVIDASGTWQTPNPLGQAGLPAVGEADAVAAGLITRPLPDVVGRDRSRFAGKHVLVVGAGHSAANTLLALGELAEQEPGTRISWAIRSASAANVYGGGDLDGLPARGALGSRLRTLVADGRIELHTAFTITGFKTSDTLSVVGTTPYGGKQLDVDLLVPATGFRPDLEMLREIRLDLDPSVEAPRGLGPLIDPEFHSCGTVAPHGAQLLSHPEKDFYVAGMKSYGRAPTFLMATGYEQVRSIAAALAGDQQAADDVQLVLPETGVCSTDLDGSCDTASSCDAPAVAGSVVSVSCCGAAPEPVPATEAESSCCGAPEPVSAAPAASSSASCCGTDAGIAAAEETAPAASSCCSTPEPAFLGIPTGLKHGRSAEQGD, from the coding sequence ATGTCCGAACTTCCCGTCGCCGTGATCGGTGCAGGCCCCGTGGGCCTTGCAGCTGCCGCGCACCTGATTGAGCGCGGACTGACGCCGGTCATCTTCGAGGCCGGTGCAACGCCTGCGGCTGCGGTTGCGTCCTGGGCGCACATCCGGCTGTTCTCGCCGTGGCGGTACGACGTCGACGCCGCCGCCCGCCGTCTGCTCGCCGGTACCGGGTGGCAGGAGCCGGATGCCGAGGCCTTGCCCACGGGTGCCGAACTGGAGGAGCAGTACCTGCGGCCGCTTGCCGCTGTCCCCGGGATTGCCGCTTCGCTGCACACCTCCACCCGGGTTGTGGCTGTGAGCCGAGAAGGCTTGGACAAAACGCGCACGGGAGCCCGGGAGGACAGCCCGTTCCTTCTCCGGGTGGAAGATGCCGAGGGAACCGTTACCGACTACCGGGCCCGCGCCGTCATTGATGCCTCCGGCACCTGGCAAACGCCGAACCCGCTGGGGCAGGCCGGACTGCCGGCTGTCGGGGAAGCGGACGCCGTCGCGGCAGGGCTGATCACCCGCCCGCTGCCCGACGTAGTTGGCCGCGACCGGTCCCGGTTCGCCGGAAAGCATGTCCTGGTGGTGGGCGCCGGCCACTCGGCTGCGAATACCCTGCTGGCACTGGGGGAACTGGCCGAGCAGGAACCGGGAACCCGGATCAGCTGGGCCATCCGCAGCGCCTCCGCTGCCAATGTCTACGGCGGCGGCGACCTGGACGGCCTGCCCGCCCGCGGGGCGCTCGGCAGCCGGCTGCGTACCCTCGTGGCGGACGGACGAATCGAGCTGCACACGGCCTTCACCATCACCGGCTTCAAAACCTCAGACACCTTGTCGGTAGTTGGCACTACGCCGTACGGCGGGAAGCAGCTTGACGTGGACCTGCTGGTTCCGGCCACCGGTTTCCGCCCGGATCTGGAGATGCTGCGCGAAATCCGGCTGGACCTGGACCCGTCGGTTGAGGCCCCGCGGGGGCTCGGGCCGCTGATCGATCCCGAGTTCCACAGCTGCGGCACCGTGGCACCGCACGGCGCCCAGCTGCTGTCCCACCCGGAGAAGGATTTCTACGTTGCGGGCATGAAGTCCTACGGCCGGGCACCCACATTCCTGATGGCCACCGGCTACGAGCAGGTCCGCTCCATTGCGGCGGCGTTGGCAGGAGACCAGCAGGCTGCCGACGACGTGCAGCTGGTCCTGCCCGAAACCGGAGTCTGCTCCACCGATCTCGACGGCAGCTGCGACACAGCGTCAAGCTGTGATGCACCGGCCGTTGCGGGTTCAGTCGTGTCCGTTTCCTGCTGCGGAGCCGCGCCGGAGCCTGTGCCGGCCACGGAAGCGGAGTCGTCCTGCTGCGGGGCACCGGAACCTGTCTCCGCGGCCCCCGCGGCGTCTTCCTCGGCGTCGTGCTGCGGGACGGATGCCGGCATTGCGGCAGCAGAGGAAACCGCACCGGCGGCATCCTCCTGCTGCAGCACACCCGAACCGGCGTTCCTGGGTATTCCCACCGGACTGAAGCATGGCCGCTCCGCGGAACAGGGGGACTGA
- a CDS encoding arsenate reductase ArsC gives MSTPKATETKPSVLFVCVHNAGRSQMAAAYLRTLGKGRIEVRSAGSAPADSVNPAAVEAMAEDGIDVSAELPKVLTTEAVQASDVVITMGCGDACPIFPGKRYEDWKLEDPAGRGVEAVRPIRDEIKARISALIEDLLHAK, from the coding sequence ATGAGCACCCCCAAAGCCACCGAAACCAAGCCCTCTGTCCTGTTCGTATGCGTGCACAACGCCGGCCGCTCGCAGATGGCCGCCGCTTACCTCCGCACATTGGGGAAGGGCCGGATCGAGGTCCGCTCTGCCGGCTCAGCACCCGCCGATTCGGTCAACCCCGCAGCCGTGGAGGCCATGGCCGAAGACGGGATCGACGTGTCCGCCGAGCTGCCCAAGGTCCTGACCACCGAGGCCGTGCAGGCCTCCGACGTCGTGATCACCATGGGATGCGGCGATGCCTGCCCGATCTTCCCGGGCAAACGCTACGAGGACTGGAAACTCGAGGACCCTGCCGGACGGGGCGTTGAGGCGGTCCGGCCCATCCGGGACGAAATCAAGGCCCGGATCTCCGCCCTGATCGAAGACTTGCTCCACGCGAAGTAA
- the arsB gene encoding ACR3 family arsenite efflux transporter: MLDRFLPVWILAAMAAGLLLGRLVPGIGPALNSVKVSNVSLPIAVGLLVMMYPVLAKVRYNETSKVVADRKLMVTSLILNWVAAPAFMFALAWIFLPDLPEYRTGLIIVGLARCIAMVMIWNDLACGDREAAAVLVAINSVFQVLAFGALGWFYLQVLPGWLGLETTSVGFSFWAITLSVLIFLGIPLLAGFLTRTLGERARGRDWYEGTFLPKLGPWALYGLLFTIVLLFALQGDGITSHPLDVARIALPLLVYFVVVFSVGMLLGKVLKLGYPRTTTLAFTAAGNNFELAIAVAVGTYGVTSGQALAGVVGPLIEVPVLVALVYAALRAQKKYWPAAGSPVTASQEMTNR, from the coding sequence ATGCTGGACCGTTTCCTGCCCGTGTGGATCCTCGCCGCGATGGCAGCCGGACTGCTCTTGGGCCGGCTGGTTCCAGGCATCGGCCCGGCACTGAACTCGGTGAAGGTTTCCAACGTGTCCCTGCCGATCGCCGTCGGCCTGCTGGTGATGATGTATCCGGTGCTGGCCAAGGTCCGATACAACGAAACCTCCAAGGTGGTGGCGGACCGGAAGCTGATGGTCACCTCGCTGATCCTTAACTGGGTGGCCGCACCGGCGTTTATGTTTGCGCTGGCCTGGATCTTCCTGCCGGACCTGCCCGAGTACCGGACCGGCCTCATCATTGTGGGCCTGGCGCGCTGCATCGCCATGGTGATGATCTGGAATGACCTGGCCTGCGGGGACCGCGAAGCCGCCGCCGTGCTGGTGGCCATCAATTCCGTGTTCCAGGTCCTCGCGTTCGGCGCCCTGGGCTGGTTCTACCTTCAGGTGCTGCCCGGCTGGCTCGGCCTGGAAACCACCAGCGTCGGGTTCTCCTTCTGGGCCATCACACTCAGTGTCCTGATCTTCCTCGGCATCCCGCTGCTGGCCGGTTTCCTCACCCGCACCCTGGGCGAAAGGGCCCGGGGCCGGGACTGGTACGAAGGCACCTTCCTGCCGAAGCTCGGACCGTGGGCCCTGTACGGCCTGTTGTTCACCATCGTGCTGCTGTTCGCCCTGCAGGGCGATGGAATCACCTCCCATCCGCTGGACGTGGCCAGGATTGCCCTGCCGCTGCTGGTTTATTTTGTGGTGGTTTTCAGTGTGGGCATGCTGCTGGGCAAGGTCCTGAAGCTGGGCTACCCGCGCACCACTACGCTGGCGTTCACAGCCGCCGGAAACAACTTCGAACTGGCCATCGCCGTGGCAGTCGGCACCTACGGGGTGACCTCCGGGCAGGCGCTGGCCGGCGTCGTCGGGCCCCTGATCGAAGTTCCCGTCCTGGTTGCCCTGGTCTACGCCGCGCTCCGGGCGCAGAAGAAATACTGGCCTGCCGCTGGCTCTCCAGTCACCGCATCTCAAGAAATGACGAACCGATGA
- a CDS encoding metalloregulator ArsR/SmtB family transcription factor: MTTVQTAFTPASDVSDVSDVSAVSDVSEACCTPLTKEALSAEDAQRFAQLLKAVAEPTRLRLVSLIAAQENKEACVCDLTEPIGLGQPTISHHLKILVDAGILRREKRGVWAYYSIIPGALERAAAVLAPR; encoded by the coding sequence GTGACCACTGTTCAGACCGCTTTCACCCCTGCGTCCGATGTGTCCGATGTGTCCGATGTGTCCGCTGTGTCCGATGTGTCTGAAGCCTGCTGCACGCCGCTGACCAAAGAGGCGCTCAGCGCCGAGGACGCCCAGCGATTTGCCCAGCTGCTCAAGGCTGTTGCCGAACCGACGCGGCTGCGTCTGGTCTCACTGATTGCGGCGCAGGAGAACAAGGAAGCGTGTGTCTGCGACCTGACTGAGCCGATCGGCTTGGGGCAGCCCACCATTTCCCACCACCTGAAGATCCTGGTGGATGCCGGAATCCTGCGCCGGGAAAAGCGCGGCGTATGGGCTTACTACTCCATCATTCCCGGCGCGCTCGAACGGGCGGCTGCCGTTCTCGCTCCCCGGTAG
- a CDS encoding polyprenyl synthetase family protein, which translates to MVASLEQVEVRLREAVANSDPFADTTSRHLVEAGGKRIRPLLTLLASHLGREEAGDKVIQSAVVVELTHLATLYHDDVMDEAPYRRGAPTAHEIWGNSVAVLTGDLIFARASSLVSALGGPALAIQAHTFERLCMGQLHETMGPAEGQDPLEHYLSVIADKTGSLIAASGQFGALFSGAGQDVIDIMVEYGEKVGIAFQLADDVIDVTGMQEKSGKTPGTDLREGVPTLPVLLLRRAAAAGDADAAAALALVERDLSSDEALAEAVAALRNSPVTEESWAVARSWSEDAVAALAPLPDSVVKEALVSFARAVVNREV; encoded by the coding sequence ATGGTCGCCTCCCTGGAACAGGTGGAGGTGCGGCTGCGCGAGGCCGTTGCGAACTCTGATCCGTTCGCCGACACCACCTCCCGGCACTTGGTGGAAGCCGGCGGCAAGCGGATCCGGCCCCTGCTGACCTTGCTGGCCTCCCACCTCGGCCGGGAGGAAGCCGGGGACAAGGTCATCCAGTCCGCCGTCGTCGTGGAACTGACGCATCTGGCCACGCTCTACCACGATGACGTGATGGACGAGGCTCCCTACCGCCGCGGCGCCCCCACAGCACATGAGATCTGGGGCAACTCCGTGGCGGTGCTGACCGGCGACCTGATCTTTGCCCGTGCTTCCAGCCTGGTTTCCGCGCTTGGCGGACCGGCCCTGGCTATCCAGGCTCACACATTCGAACGGCTGTGCATGGGGCAGCTGCATGAAACCATGGGCCCGGCCGAGGGCCAGGACCCGTTGGAGCACTACCTGTCCGTGATCGCGGACAAGACCGGTTCGCTGATCGCCGCTTCCGGGCAGTTCGGTGCGCTGTTCTCAGGAGCCGGCCAGGACGTCATTGACATCATGGTCGAATACGGCGAAAAGGTGGGCATTGCCTTCCAGTTGGCCGATGACGTGATTGACGTGACCGGTATGCAGGAAAAGTCCGGGAAGACCCCGGGTACCGATCTGCGCGAGGGCGTGCCCACGCTTCCCGTCCTGCTGCTGCGCCGTGCAGCGGCTGCCGGCGATGCCGATGCCGCAGCAGCGCTGGCCCTGGTGGAGCGGGACCTGTCCTCGGACGAGGCCCTGGCCGAAGCCGTGGCCGCCCTGCGCAACAGCCCGGTGACGGAAGAGTCCTGGGCCGTGGCCCGCAGCTGGTCCGAAGACGCCGTGGCGGCCCTCGCTCCGCTGCCCGACTCCGTGGTGAAGGAAGCCCTGGTCTCGTTTGCCCGTGCAGTGGTGAACCGCGAGGTGTAA